The following are encoded together in the Geobacter sulfurreducens PCA genome:
- a CDS encoding glutaredoxin domain-containing protein has protein sequence MRKIFTAACVLAIAALAVPVLAADVSPTQSKIDASAKKQTYPKVVLYSVAWCPHCKEAKEYFTTKNIPFINKDVELDATAMEELTKKYKSQGVPVIIIGNDKVLKGFSPEAFEKAVKEVQSKK, from the coding sequence ATGCGTAAAATATTCACTGCGGCATGCGTTCTGGCGATTGCGGCTCTGGCCGTGCCGGTTCTGGCTGCCGACGTATCTCCCACCCAGAGCAAGATCGACGCGTCCGCCAAAAAACAGACCTACCCGAAGGTGGTTCTCTACTCGGTGGCGTGGTGCCCCCACTGCAAGGAGGCCAAGGAGTACTTCACAACCAAAAACATTCCGTTCATCAACAAAGACGTGGAACTGGACGCCACGGCGATGGAAGAGCTGACGAAGAAATACAAGAGCCAGGGCGTGCCGGTGATCATCATCGGCAATGACAAGGTGCTCAAGGGGTTCAGTCCCGAAGCATTCGAAAAGGCGGTAAAAGAGGTCCAGTCCAAGAAATAG